In the genome of Euwallacea fornicatus isolate EFF26 chromosome 21, ASM4011564v1, whole genome shotgun sequence, the window ATTTTAAAATACTGCTTTAAACAGGTACCTCAAAGAATTTTTTGCCAATGTAAGACGTCCACGAACACCTATGGTGACAACAAAAAGTGAGAATTATCCCacttattttatgtttattgatATTTGGGCCAGTCAAACACCTGATTGCCAGATCTGAAAGGCAATTTAGAGATTTATATTATTCTCAATGAACCGGCAAATCATTTAATTATCCTTTAATATTTGGAAACATTATATTCTGGAGACAGTTTTTCAACCAGATTGATCAGTGGTCTCTCTCCATTGCTacattaatggaaattaaaatgtataccTATAATATCAGCTGAAAATCAAGCCTCACCTGTGGCTCCACCACACAAATGTTTTGTCACTCCCACAACATGCTCAGCCTCATTAACTCCTGCAACTTTATCCAAAACCAAATCGGCAATATCTGCCCTAATTCTCATAATTGTATCACAAGTCCTTGCCAATTTATTGTCACGTTTATGTTTCGGCGAAGCCTTTTCTATTAAAAGCAGTTTACAGCCTTCTAAAGAGGTTGTGGCTTTAGCTATCCAATAACTTAGCTGACCTCTTCCCGCACCAAATTCTATGAAACACGTTTTGTCCTTTAACAAGTTGTATCCTTGTAGCATGCCCAAAATTGAGGACTCCTGCTTTAAATGCTTCTTTGCCTTATTACCATTTTCaggtttatttgtttcatCTTCAACGATTTTGAATGACAAATGTTTTGTTGTTATAGTGACTTTCTCTGAAATGTTCAACATGGTTTGAATAATATGAAAGTTTATTTACTAGATGAAATCTACAAACCTTCATAAATATGATctacttttttaataacattaagtATTTGTTCTTTGGAAAAAGTTGAGAGCATTTGAAAAGAATCATTTGAGGGAAATTCTGGGGTTACCTCCAGGTGTCcagaattaacatttttttcaataaattcttCTTGTGGTTTCTCTCGAGCATTGCATATCGTAAggtgtttttttaagttctggGCAAAAACTGTACTGAAACACTCATTATCACTTTACttgtaataagaaaattcaagGCAGATTTACTGTTTAGGGTCTAGGGGACAAACTATTctaattttcaaagaattatCGGAAGTCTGCATGTTAGTTATTGGTTTCTGATGTTCACCACAGAATTCTTGTCCAGACTTCACCAACATTTTGCAGTATCTTTTTTTCCTATCGACATAAAATTTACAAGTTGTCTGATGAGGTAAGAGCGACATGGCAGCATGAAACAGTAGGATTTCCAGGACACTAGTTTATAGTGGTTTTTAGAAGTAAGTTtaattgaaaacgaaaaattacgGCACCTAGTTTCGATTTACTATTATGACCTAATTGAATGAAATACCGTTGTTTAGTATCGATTATATATTTGCATTAGTTTGGTTAATTTatgtaattgttttaaattgtaaatgaATTAAAGACAGAAAGAGACCCATAGGAATCAAATTGTAAGGTTAGATTGTAATCAGCTGATGTGTTTGAATGGAGGAAGACGAATATATTTATCTCTTGTTCACATTACTGCGACAAAAAGGATAACAATATCATAAATTGACAAGTAAAACTGGCATCTAAGCTCgataaaacttaaattaaagaGGCAACGCTGCAAATTTGTTACGAAACGAACTAATTCCTTCAGAAATTTCTAAAAgtgatattttagtttttcctgtaaataaattattctaaaacatcaaaaatgtACCAGAATATGCAGGGATTGTCTTTGTCTTCGCTTAAAAAGCACAAAGCCGTAAGTGTTGTCagttaaagcaatttttcagATGGAGCACTATTTGACACCCATTCCCTTGTGTCAGCaaacagtttatttttgtatattagaTTAATATCATCGTACTTTAACGAGAATTCTGGCAcctttataaatttgaatagaaACTTTCTAGATTCTTTAAGTTAGAgcgaaaatgtcataaaacaGCCTTATGGAGTGGGAGCCCCTTTTAACCTGTGGTTCAACACCAGTTTAATATCAATACACATATGTGGACAAATATTAGATATAGTATATATACCTGCATCACGGACATTCACAATTCAAACTCAAATATGATGGAATATTTCTTATATAACCATAAAGAACTTGAAATAATTCTTATTAGCATTTAGAAGCAGTTTAATAAGTTGCTttgataatcattttttgGCCTAGCTCATCCCCCTGTATGTTTGTGTTGGAGCTGGATGTATTGGGGCTGCTTTTTACACCCTAAGGCTCGCTACCCGTAATCCTGATGTTCAGTGGAATAGAACTGGGGAGATTTCTAATGAAGATTTCAGAGGCAAACAATACAAGGTTGGTATTGATTCTGGGTTCTGgtagatttcatttttttacaggtaTGTAGGAATAACCAGGATCTTTTGCGACATATGtttattccataaaaaaaaaaccatagttgttttcttgatatttttaGTGTGGAGTACACCTAACCAATAAAATACCTTATAATGTATCCCATTCAATTGAAGTGAAATACGGATTTGGAACTCTgcagtataattttataattaattttcatgttttattttcagttctaCTCTCCAAACGTCGACTACAAGAAATTGGAGGATGTAGTTcccaaatattaaatataacttgtaatatttagattttacTTTGTTAGCAACTAGTAggaataaaatgataaatatatcaatatacatcactttaagaaattttattcattgaaAGATAAGACTGGTTGAATACCACGTAGCACCTCCCGTAGCCAAATTTGGATTAATTGATTAAGCTAAATTAAGGTTGGGCTTAGGTttattaattctaaattaacttatagcaacgtcaaaacatgacaGAAAACCATGCtgaataaatttcattctatccttattttgcaaatGGATTTTAGCGAAAGAGGAACTCTCGTCGGTCAGCTGACTGTGACATTTATCTTTAATCTGAATAGACATAacctcaatttaattttaattattttttgaaatcaagAACTTGTCCAAATTCTCTCAATTCATttgctttgtttttattttaaaaattttagcaaaaatgtCGTCACATTGGGAGGCGTTTTATGCTACGCATTTGCCTCCAACAGATTTTGAAGACAATAGGAAATTACTTCAAGAATTTTGTGAGAGACATGACCAAAATAAGGAAAGAATCGTTTTGATAACGGTAAGGAACGATCAAGATCATAGTCCATAggttcaattcaaatttatatgcaTTTTACTATCGCttcttatttaattgaattgaatAGCCATTCTCGCAAAGGCTCTTGAGTGatcaaacttttcttttagTCAGGAGGAACAACAGTGCCTCTCGAACATAACACTGTCCGATTTGTGGACAACTTCAGTGCCGGCACTAGAGGAGCTGCAAGTGCCGAGTATTTCCTTGATCATGGATATGTAACAATATTCATGCACAGGTTAAAAAGCTTAGAACCGTTTACTCGCCAGTTTAGTGGGCAAAAGTTTATGGATATGTTAGAATTAAATGAAAGAGGACCTAACACTACCATTACAGGTCTTACCTTTTCTATGTATATCTGTCTCTTCATACTAAAGCTACAGTTTCAGTCAAGCCTGATAGTGTGGATGTGCTGGCGCCCATTTTGGCAAATTATAAAGCTGCTCAAGAAAATGGTAGAATACTTTATGTAAGCTTTACTACTGTATCAGACTATTTTTGGTTGTTGAGGGCTGCTTGTGAATGTCTTGCTCGATTTGGATCCAGAGCATTGTTGTATTTAGCAGCTGCAGTGTCTGACTTTTATGTTCCTGCAAACCAAATGGTAATACCATACTgtgttattattttctttcctgacttttctgGGTTATTTCAGCCAACACATAAAATCCAATCTGGTGGAACTGCACCTAACATACAGCTCCAGCTAGTACCAAAACTGTTAGCCCCTTTAGTCAGCTTATGGGTGCCTCATGCTTTTGTGGTTTCTTTTAAATTGGAGactgatgaaaatattttaataactaaatCCAGGGAggctttaaataaatataaacataagGTACACATTTTTTCAGAATTGACTTGAGAATCATGCTAACCATTGCAGTTAGTCATTGGCAATATTCTGCAAACTCGACGACACCGCGTGATCTTTGTAACTCCAGAGGACAATTATGAGTTGATTTTATCGAGAGAACAGGTGCTCAGTGGCATGGAAATTGAGGAGATTATAGTGTCCAGTGTAGTTGCCAATCACCTCGATTAtctaaaaaaccagaagtatTGAGCAAAAGAGTAGAGTGAAGCGATAACAAGTCTAGTACCTATAATATTAGATAATCACTTCTATCAGGGTAactgtttataattttctattgaaaCATGTGCGAATTTactatatttattcaaaagatTAAACGAAAGTTAAATAGGTGGCATAGACATATCTAACCTAAGAAGGGATCATAAGTAGGTTCATATAGGCTCTCAGGTTAGACTGGAATTAGAGCGGTTGGAATTAGAAAAATCAGTATTAGATTTTGATTAATTCTTTTCTTATAATTAGGAATaagacatattttattaatggcTCACAAAAGTGGTTACTTGGCAAGAGTCAAATATGTATGTAATATGAGGTAGCAACGTTACcatctttcatatttttattactttgtaGGTGTGCATATAAAAAGCATAGTGGGATTTTATACACTTTAAAATCGTTGTATGTACATTTCTTATTATAAGACGTAAATGTGTACCTAATATTCCTATTTTACGTACTGTTGATGTATAgactttaaaattgattttatctttttatacCTTTTTGAATGTCTTATTCTTTTGATTGgttaatattaaatgttttaagtcGGCAATTGTTGTCTCGCacaataacataaaatttgtgtCCAGCATATCAACCAGTGTATTTAGATGATTGTTAGACTGAGGCAGATTGACTTTGATGTGTAAGTTTTCATTAGAAGTCTTGTAATTGTTTAGCTGTGATTGATATTTCTGGTAatatatatgaatttttaaaccattttttttattttaaacaccTCATACTAAGCAAAAATTCAATGTAATTGCGATGGCTGGCCTAATGAGGAAAACGATTAGGAATTATGCCCCCCGAATgccataattaaaaaattaataaattttataaagcaGTGTGGACGTGCGTGGAAAGAGATGAAACATGTAAGTCAACGTGACAACGTTGTAATCCGTTTTGATACCATCCTCTTGATAAATGCAATGAAAGCCATTATATCTCGTCCCATTTCTGATTGGTCATAGGAGAGTCACGCCGGACTGATTAGGCAGCTAGTGGATAGAAATTTGTCACGGCTAGAAACTCTGATTGGTCCGATATCATTGGTCGTGATTGGTCCTTGGTCATTTACAGATCTACTACAGGTAGACGCCGTTAAAACAAAACACATTCATCGCTTGTGCCGGTTGATGCagttgcaataatttattttttggtagTTATAATATGTTTTATAGTGTTGTGACTTCATGAAAAGCAAGAAACAGAACTTCGGTGAGTcacattagattttttcacgatttttcTCGTAAAGCGCTATAATAATTTCGATTTCCATTTCTTCTAATAAAGTAACAATTATTTGCACGAAAATTCTTTGACTTTTGCAATTTCGCTAAGCCTCAATTGAACATTTGTCCCGTCTGAGCGGTACCTGTTTCATAGTAGAAATAGAAAAGAGCCATTTCAATTCGATTCTAAAGtatggaaaagtcaaaaattacAACTCGTCTGTAGTTTTTAGATACAAAGGAGAATCAAAATGGCGTTGCAACGGCGTCGGTTGAAAaccgtaaataaattttattaacaagaATCTTAATTGCAGTAACACGCAACTAAGAGAAAATCATGGGACATggttcaatttcaaaattaatcgCATTTCATCATAAGAATCGGTTTAGTCGCCAATGCCCTTATTTGGTCCACGCAACAGTGTttgataaatataataaaagctGAAAACATTGGACAATGATGATAATACGCAGAGAATTTAAAGCAGGACTGCACATCGGGCGATCGTaaaaattccagaaaaaaCAATTGGCGGGAGTTTCTTTCACGGTCTAGATAAAGATCGTTAAAAGAGGAGCGAATAACAATCTAGTAATCATGGCAACAACGCGGTGTCGTTGGTTCTAACAGACGCAGTTGGATAGTTCCTCGTCCACTGCAACCCGATAGGAGTACGATGAACGTCTTTAGATTAATAAGAACAAAGTAATTGGAGACGTCGTTAGCTGTTGCCACACTTGCAATGAAACGATAAAAGTAAGATGGTTATatgatttaaatgaaaaagaacACGTCCTGATTATTGCTTTCGTTGTTTCCAGGCCAGAAACTTGGGCTTTGGTGGATCGATCTGAATTGAGATGGGGAAGTGTTCCTCCCCAAAGGCCTGTAGATCTAAGTCTCCTTAATCTTTTCTAACTTTAGAGGGAAGGGCTGTAAGTTGCAATGCTATGGCCTTGGAAGTGGGGAACTGAGACTGAAATGACATTTCGTGCGGGAGAGTGCGTGTCGTGTGATTGGGAAACTGGGACTGAAGTGACATTTAGTGCCGGAGAGGGCGTATCGTGTGAGTGCCGTTTATTATACGCCTTCGTGCGCGGCGGTGGGCGTCGCGGCGGGCGTCGTCAATAACTTTCTCGTCCGTATGTTGCAAACGTGCCTCGGGTGGTCGGAAGAGCAATCCCCCCTCATGACTTTGTAGAACGAGATCTCCACACGTGCTCTCTCATGTTAAACTACCACGGTTATCCGCGGTTTAACATGGGGAAGTGCGATAGGATGTAAGGTCTAGGGTCTTGCAGGTGGGAGGGTTCCTCTGATTGAAGACATCGTTGGATGGTGCCAACCCCAGGATGGGGTCGTAATAGTATAATATCGGGGTAAGGTGGACTTgtggttgaatttaaaaagggGGTGGTTGTGATTGTTATTTCTATTGTTTATAGGTAAGTTTTTTAATGTCAACGAGAACGTCGCAACTGGAAATTCGCCGTTGGATGGTGCCTACCCCAGGATGGGGCCGTTAAAGTAAATGATCGGGGTAAGATTGACTTTCGATTTAGATGAAACGAATAAGTTCtgattgtgatttttttttgttttacaggTAAGTTTGAGCAGTTAAAGAAAGCTCAAGTTTATCCATTTGGCAATAACAATTGACGTGAGTTTTAAACTGGTATTTGGTTTTTGATATTAAGTTTGGTGTTCTAAGTTGGTTTCCGTGATACATATCGATCAATTAAACCGAAAAAGGTTCTATAAGTCTATAACATCGAAATTACAATGTCcttttggtttttgagatacggGGTCACGTTAAGACGTATCTGTTTGATTTTGAAAGGGGTCTAAAATGGTGATCCCGAAAGGTACCCTTTTAAAGCTAGGTCTTTGAATGGGCAACTGTTTAGACCTATTTGAATCAAATTGTGGTTTAAGCTGTTGATGTGCGGGGGTTTATTATTTCCACAATACTAAAGTGAACAAGGTGTTCACCCCTCGTCTCTCACGTCAAACAGCCGAGAAACGTAGGGAAGACCTACAAGATGTAGGGCTAGGGCCTTGCAAAACGGAAAGACTCCCTCTGAATTAGAGAGCTCCAGGCACGGGATGGTGTGATGGGTTTGTGATGTAAGTTTTCTTGGGCTTTTATGCTCGATCACTAGGGCGACATGTTAAAAGTTTATGCTACTGTTATAAAAAGAATTGAACCTTTCAATCAAGATGTTACTCAAATcccctttccatttaaaattttgaacgttAAATTCGCCCTTAGGTCCTTTTCAAGGTCAGGATAACATGTGGTTACATTTTAATAGAGTTTATGCTTAACATTGAAAGAGAGTATCTGATTAAAGTCCCCATGTCTAATTGAAATATGGTCTCTACTATTACTCTCTAATATCAAAGAgcgattaaaaaaagataGGAGCGATATGAAAGAAGTTGTAGACTAGAGCTTACAAACGGGGAGCTGTGATTAAAGAGAGACACGGTTAGATAATCCCAAGCACAACATGAGACCATGAGACTGGATTAAGATGGGTTTATGACGTAAATTTTCAGGTCAACGAGAAAGAAGTGATCGAGAAGACGCCATTAGATGTTGCTACTTTACAAGGTGGAGCGATGATAGTAGAAAATCGAGTTACTTAAAGTAGAATTGTTTCaaccattttaaatattcagctTTCATAGCTTTTTGgctaaatgttaaattttgtatttccattttttttttcgaggttTCGAAAATGATTGCCAGTTTATAATCGAAACCATCACACGGGTTTTTATCTGAACCCTTATTAAAGGATGAATGTTGATAGTTTTAACTCGAAATAGTCTGCAATTCGCACCCTTTAACGTCCGCTCGTTCAGTGTGCTATTACTAGAAGCTTTCGTTTGTGTCCTTAGTGAAGGGTGAATGTTATTCCCAGTTAGTTCCAATTCAGAACAGTGTGCAATTTCACCGTTGCAACAACTCTTACTAATGCGAGAGACGTTATTTCCAGACCAAAAGAAGGAAAAGCGCCATGGCAGAAGAAAACATAATTCTGTTGATACCTGTCCTACTCGTTACCTGTGAATCCAAGAGATGTCGCTGAGCGTTTGGTTCTGGGGTCTGTCCGCGCATTCActacaattaaaattagaaagacCCGATCAGCCAGTCAGCTCAGCTCACAAAGTGTGCGTGGTCGGTCTCAGCAGAACgcgtttcaatttttcaaggtaTCGTAAGACGTCGCATTTGTCATCAGCTGAGGATTTTGACTTCTTCATTGCTTCTTTGTTTAGACGGGCAACAGCATTAATATTTCCGCTCGCCATGTCCGCAACGTGCGTATGCGTGCTCCGTTCGTACCTGTGCTCTTATCTgtgaatttgttaaattgttttagcGCGCTAGATTTATCGGCATAGTTTCGTGTTGTCGCAGCTGGGACAATGTGATCTGCAAACGGCCGATTACCATCGAAAACCATAGTGAGGACCATGGGGTTTTCAGCGAATTTGCAGGGCAAAGCGGCCCACGAGGCGCTCTTATCGCGGCAGGACGCGGAGTTGAGACTTCTGGACACCATGAAGAGGTGCATCCATTTGAAGGTTAAATGCGACCGGGAGTACGCGACTGCTCTCAGCTCTGTCGCCACTCAAGGACTCAAAATTGACAGAACAGATGATTTAGTTGGTGAGTATCACAATGTGACTATgtcctaaataaaaaaatacgagagaataggtttatttttaatgctgCTTACTGTTAAATTAATTGCGATAATCTCGAGATGGCTCGTGTAAACACTTGAGACTCGTAAAACGATAATTTCTGTAGTATTAGGACGATTTTATTTCCATCGAAAAATTCCTCCCACAATGAATTTCCCGTATTGCATATCGTTACAGATACATGTTAATAGCTACAACCCACGTTCCTCCATTAACCTCCTTGTGAGTATAATCTACCTACACCTGTGTAAAATGTAAACTGTATACGATTCGATCAACTTTCAAAGAGTTTAATGGTATAACTTCTATTCCAGTTTATTTATTCGATAAGCATATGCATACTACTTAATTAATTCTCCCGTCGCACGGTAAAACCTGCAAAGGAGTGTCCTTCCTGTAATACCTAACTTAAATATCAAAGATAACATACACTTATCGCACCGTTAACGATTGTCTTCAAATCTGCACCACAAATGGTAAAAGGTGTCACGTTATTGTTTGTTTAACAGTGTTAATTATTTCCTCGTTAATTCCTGGCGGGTGGCGATACGCAAAGGCCTTTCGATAACCGCATGCAGAGATATTCCGGTCAAGCTCAGACAGACAAAAAGAAAGTCCCGCGCTGTTACAATTATTGCGGTGAAAACAGTTCAAGGCGGAAATTGAATTCAAGccgataaaaacatttattttgaggATTTCTTCTTCGTTTTAGGCAGTGTCGTGTGCTCATCATGGAGAAACATGATGGAGGAATTAGAAAATACCTCGAAGTTGATAAGACAGAATGCGGATACTGTGGAAACCAAAGCTTTAGACGCCTTAAACTCCTTGCATTCAGAGAAAAGGAAAGTGAGGAAATCGTATCAGGAGGAACACATGCGAATTTTGCAGCAGTTTAATAATGTGAGTATTTTGAGGCTGTTTGGTAGGCAAATTTAAGAAAGAATCTGGATATTActtctaattaaaatatcttccaTGATCTTAAATTTGGCAGATAAAAAATTCCGAACCTGCCTCGGTTCAATTAAATAGCCACACCGCACctagaatttgtttttaaaaaagaacatGAGACAGACAAATAGGCATTAGGGGCATTCGGAGACCCATTGCCGGGTGATGAAtgagattcaaattttaattttattttgttaatactgtcagttattttaaaaattgaaatatattttgtacTTGAATGCTCAAAAGCTGCTCTAATTAGCTTGTATTAGTTTTCAACGATGGATTCATGGACAATTAACACCCATTCACTTAGACATTACTGATGTTTGTTTCAAGTTCATTGTTTGTACTTAACCGGATGAATTGGTCACACATTTACTGGTATTAACAATTGTACTAGTTACTTTTGCGCCTGTCTAGGTTTAATTTGATGCAGAGCAAGAAGTAATggctattttcttttaattacaAAACACAATTAAACGCACAATTACGTGTAATTCGGAATGGACCAATCTGCTATAATTATCCTGTTTTCAGGTTTctgacaaaattaataaattattgctaTTGTTGATCAAGTATCAGccaaattcagaaaatatatTGACTTGTTAATGTTAATCAGATATTGCGTGATACGTGCGTGAGCTTTTCTAGGTTATAATTCCTTCTAGGGGCTGGCGATATTTTGATGaacaattttgacgtcattctccgggaaatattttccttcccAGAACACAAAATTGGGCCCCTAATAGATCCATATTATAAGTGATTAAAACGATGACGACAACTACGTATTTGACATTTTATATATATGGGCAGTTATTAAGCTTAAACGAATACTTACAATTGTTAGAATAACCGAACACGACTTTTTCTGTAATGGGCTAGGCATCTCTCTCTGAGATGATTTCGCAACTCTGAATCTCAATAGATACTGTGTCCGTTCTCAGAACAGCAACTAATTAATACTACTTCTTTGCCGGGTATTGCACCAGTATCCGCAATATGAAGGTCTTGCTTTTACTCTGTTTTTGCCGTCGTTCAGTGTGGTTTTACAGCGttgtaaaattctatttattggCCTCAAATCGTAAGAGCTACCTTCCGTTGTGCGTGAAGCATTTACCttgattaacaaataaataaaataatcatgTCGTGCGGTCATATCGATAACGGATACAAATGCTTTACATGTTTATATTCGCCTCAGTGCCATGTTTGCTTACGCGTTTCGCACTTTGAATTAGGTTTTATTACACCTCGCTTGTTTGTACAACGTTTAGAGAgagaatttttcaacataTCAACCAGACCCTAATAATTCAATCCGAGTGTAAACGAGCCTGTTTGATATTCTTCTCAATTTAACTAACAATCGTGACTTATATATTGCACAACACACTTTCCGGCTTGTTGCACGGGTAATGGATAAAAATACGAGCTGTAAACGCTATAAATAATATCTATATGAGTTAATGTTAACAGTTCCAAAAGCAATATGCAACACTTTAATTAGTTGCATAAATATATTCTCAGGCAAAGTAGGTTAAAAGCCCATTAATGTTTAACATTAATGCGCATTGAGCTTTGGTATTTGCACTAAATTCACCCTGCATTGAAATTCTTTAGATAATTAGACACGTGTCAAAATTTGGCAACATCGGTCACCATTTAATAGACTATGTCACCTAATTTAATCCCgcaaaaattttccaacaaaataACAATGCCTTGTTGCCATTTACTGTTTCTGCgtgaaatttcttttcaaattacaagaaaaatcCGAACACACAGTTCTTTTTACACATATGTTGGTGAGATCATTGGTAGTATTTTTAGTAAACCATAATTATAGATTTAGTAGGATTGGGCCTCGCTGCCGGTTTTAATTCTGTGTTACTTCGAAGACCCGTTTCTAATAACACCAATTtctgtatttattttcttgtttgtcATATTAACGATTCCAGCCTACATTGTCacagcaaaaaatatttaattgatcCTTCTCCAACCTCACTGAGATtctattttatgtaaatgtgCTGCGTCCATATTGAGCTGAGAACATTAAACGTTAGAACAACCTAGTCacttctgtaatttttttccagctAAAGTGAAACCCATTAAAAATGATTGAGCTTCAAGCTTTTTGTCAAGTGACCCTCTAGTAAAGGCCAAAAAAGTCAATTGAAGCAATTAAGATTGGAGAGCGAAGTATTTGTCAGTGCTgttgcatttttcttaattgaaaataatcctCCATACCTACAATTTCCTATATAG includes:
- the LOC136346020 gene encoding tRNA:m(4)X modification enzyme TRM13 homolog isoform X1, giving the protein MSLLPHQTTCKFYVDRKKRYCKMLVKSGQEFCGEHQKPITNMQTSDNSLKIRIVCPLDPKHTVFAQNLKKHLTICNAREKPQEEFIEKNVNSGHLEVTPEFPSNDSFQMLSTFSKEQILNVIKKVDHIYEEKVTITTKHLSFKIVEDETNKPENGNKAKKHLKQESSILGMLQGYNLLKDKTCFIEFGAGRGQLSYWIAKATTSLEGCKLLLIEKASPKHKRDNKLARTCDTIMRIRADIADLVLDKVAGVNEAEHVVGVTKHLCGGATDLAIRCLTGPNINKHKISGIILTFCCHHRCSWTSYIGKKFFEENQLDITEFHLICGLTSWATCGTGFSREYREKLKNGELEGSLMETEKYGLNRAKREEIGRKCKNIINWGRLRYLQEFGFECSLHYYVDKEITLENVCIVAQRVPNKHI
- the LOC136346020 gene encoding tRNA:m(4)X modification enzyme TRM13 homolog isoform X2, translating into MLVKSGQEFCGEHQKPITNMQTSDNSLKIRIVCPLDPKHTVFAQNLKKHLTICNAREKPQEEFIEKNVNSGHLEVTPEFPSNDSFQMLSTFSKEQILNVIKKVDHIYEEKVTITTKHLSFKIVEDETNKPENGNKAKKHLKQESSILGMLQGYNLLKDKTCFIEFGAGRGQLSYWIAKATTSLEGCKLLLIEKASPKHKRDNKLARTCDTIMRIRADIADLVLDKVAGVNEAEHVVGVTKHLCGGATDLAIRCLTGPNINKHKISGIILTFCCHHRCSWTSYIGKKFFEENQLDITEFHLICGLTSWATCGTGFSREYREKLKNGELEGSLMETEKYGLNRAKREEIGRKCKNIINWGRLRYLQEFGFECSLHYYVDKEITLENVCIVAQRVPNKHI
- the Ppcs gene encoding phosphopantothenate--cysteine ligase, with translation MSSHWEAFYATHLPPTDFEDNRKLLQEFCERHDQNKERIVLITSGGTTVPLEHNTVRFVDNFSAGTRGAASAEYFLDHGYVTIFMHRLKSLEPFTRQFSGQKFMDMLELNERGPNTTITVKPDSVDVLAPILANYKAAQENGRILYVSFTTVSDYFWLLRAACECLARFGSRALLYLAAAVSDFYVPANQMPTHKIQSGGTAPNIQLQLVPKLLAPLVSLWVPHAFVVSFKLETDENILITKSREALNKYKHKLVIGNILQTRRHRVIFVTPEDNYELILSREQVLSGMEIEEIIVSSVVANHLDYLKNQKY
- the ND-MLRQ gene encoding cytochrome c oxidase subunit NDUFA4, yielding MYQNMQGLSLSSLKKHKALIPLYVCVGAGCIGAAFYTLRLATRNPDVQWNRTGEISNEDFRGKQYKFYSPNVDYKKLEDVVPKY